From a single Pongo pygmaeus isolate AG05252 chromosome 12, NHGRI_mPonPyg2-v2.0_pri, whole genome shotgun sequence genomic region:
- the LOC129029184 gene encoding axin interactor, dorsalization-associated protein-like — MTLLTIRIEKIGLKDAGQCIDPHITVNVKDLNGIDLTPVQDTPVASRKEDIYVHFNVDIELQKHVEKLTKGAAIFFEFKHYKPKKRFTSTKCFAFMEMDEIKPGPIVIELYKKPTDLKRKQLQLLTKKPLYLHLHQTLHKE; from the coding sequence ATGACATTACTCACTATCAGAATTGAGAAAATTGGTTTGAAAGATGCTGGGCAGTGCATCGATCCCCATATTACAGTTAATGTAAAGGATCTGAATGGCATAGACTTAACTCCTGTGCAAGATACTCCTGTGGCTTCaagaaaagaagatatatatgttCATTTTAATGTGGACATTGAGCTCCAGAAGCATGTTGAAAAATTAACCAAAGGTGCAGCTATCTTCTTTGAATTCAAACACTACAAGCCTAAAAAAAGGTTTACCAGCACCAAGTGTTTTGCTTTCATGGAGATGGATGAAATTAAACCTGGGCCAATTGTAATAGAACTATACAAGAAGCCCACTGACTTGAAAAGAAAGCAATTGCAATTACTGACCAAGAAACCACTTTATCTTCATCTACATCAAACTTTGCACAAGGAATGA